The proteins below come from a single Pseudarthrobacter sp. SSS035 genomic window:
- a CDS encoding FAD-binding oxidoreductase → MAQSTEIDGVAVDELQTSFRGDLVRPADAGYDQHRRVWNGSIDRRPALIARCTGVADVRAAIRLARSQNLRVAVRGGGHSFPGLSVCDDGMLIDLGPMKGIRVDPEARTARVQAGVLLGELDRETQEFGLAVPSGIVTHTGVAGLTLGGGIGWVMRKYGLAIDQLLSVDVVTADGELVRASENENADLFWGVRGGGGNFGIVTDFEFRLNPVGPYVMAGPVFWPMEDAPKVLRFYRDWIGDCPDELMTIAVQRRAPALPIVPPDLVGKLVLAVTACYAGPVEEGEQVLRPLKDFGSPVLDFCRPKPFLEHQRTFDPSFPHGWHYYVRSCDVAALSDDVIDVVVEYGSRITSPVTSVALWQMGGAVGRIDDGATAFNGRQAGFTFNINGNSKTADGFAAERQWARDYWSALAPHHTSVYVNFLMEEGEERVRHAYGAAKYDRLKALKRTYDPTNFFRLNQNIRP, encoded by the coding sequence GGCTGACGCTGGTTACGATCAGCATCGCAGGGTGTGGAACGGGTCGATTGACCGCCGTCCCGCACTTATAGCCCGCTGCACCGGCGTCGCAGACGTGCGAGCCGCCATCCGGCTCGCCCGCTCGCAGAACCTGCGGGTCGCCGTGCGGGGAGGCGGTCACAGCTTCCCCGGGCTGTCAGTGTGCGACGACGGAATGCTCATCGATCTCGGGCCCATGAAGGGCATCCGGGTGGACCCCGAGGCGAGAACGGCACGTGTCCAGGCCGGCGTACTGCTCGGCGAGCTCGACCGGGAGACGCAGGAGTTCGGCCTCGCCGTACCGTCAGGAATCGTCACCCATACCGGGGTTGCGGGCCTGACACTGGGCGGCGGCATCGGCTGGGTCATGCGGAAGTACGGACTCGCGATCGATCAGCTGCTGTCCGTGGACGTGGTAACCGCCGACGGCGAGCTGGTCAGGGCGAGCGAGAACGAGAACGCGGACCTTTTCTGGGGCGTGCGGGGCGGCGGCGGGAACTTCGGCATCGTCACAGACTTCGAGTTCCGGCTTAACCCCGTGGGCCCGTACGTGATGGCCGGCCCCGTGTTCTGGCCGATGGAAGATGCCCCGAAAGTTCTCCGCTTTTACCGGGATTGGATCGGGGACTGCCCCGACGAACTGATGACCATCGCCGTGCAGCGGCGGGCGCCGGCACTGCCGATCGTCCCGCCGGACCTGGTGGGCAAGCTCGTCCTTGCGGTCACCGCCTGCTACGCCGGCCCGGTTGAGGAGGGCGAACAGGTCTTGCGCCCGCTCAAGGACTTCGGTTCGCCCGTGCTCGATTTTTGCCGGCCCAAGCCGTTCCTGGAGCATCAGCGAACCTTTGATCCGTCGTTCCCGCACGGCTGGCATTACTACGTCAGGTCCTGTGACGTTGCAGCCCTCAGCGACGACGTCATCGACGTAGTGGTGGAGTACGGCAGCCGCATCACCTCGCCGGTCACGAGCGTCGCCCTGTGGCAGATGGGCGGCGCTGTGGGCAGGATCGACGACGGTGCTACCGCCTTCAACGGCCGCCAGGCCGGGTTCACGTTCAACATCAACGGCAACAGCAAGACCGCCGATGGTTTCGCCGCCGAGCGCCAGTGGGCCCGCGACTATTGGTCTGCCCTGGCGCCCCACCACACCAGCGTCTACGTGAACTTCCTGATGGAAGAGGGCGAGGAACGCGTCAGGCACGCGTACGGCGCCGCCAAGTACGACAGGCTGAAGGCACTCAAGCGCACCTACGATCCCACGAACTTCTTCAGGCTCAACCAGAACATCAGGCCCTGA